TAACTAAACCAAACTTTTTGATAGGACATGGAACAGATGGCTAAAGAACAAGACAGAGAGACTGATAAGCAAGCTATCCTGAGTGAAATGGAAGGCCATCGTAAGCAGATGTTAAGGTtggaaaaacatattttgttgTCTAATCTTCTTTCTGATTATGTGTTGAATTACAATATTATCACTACTCGTGTGTTTCAGTAACCAGGTGGCATGGAGGAAGGCAAATCTGGCCTGCAAGCAGGCCATTGACAACCTGGAGAAGGACGAACTGCTTCAAGGTGGTGATTCAGTTAGACAAAGGTAAATCATGCTGCTTTACAGCTGCTGTCAGGGCTGCTCTTTTAAAATCATTGCGATTGACGTTTAAACTTTTCTATGATTCGTGAAAAAACGAAACAATTGAGTatttacagttaaggtcaaaagtttacatacaccttgcagaatctgcaaaatgttaattgttttatcaaaataagagggatcatacaaaatgcatgttattttttacgtagtactgacctgaataagatatttcatataaaagatgtttatatatatatatatatataccacaagagaaaataatagttgaatttataaaaatgacggcattcaaaagtttacatacacttgatccttaatactgtgttgttacctgaatgatccacagctgtgttttttttttgtttagttgttaatgagtccatCGTATTTCCTACTGGAGCATTAGtgatgtttgaaccttctttaatagttgcatatgagtccctcaaatgtccacagtgtgaaaagatggatctcaaaatcatagtcattgttgaaaagtgttcaaatacacaaaaaggatGAAAAACAAAGGAATTTGGTGGACCTGAaagatgtttctgaagaacagcaggcagtttaactgttcaggacaaacaaggaactcatgaacaactaccactaagcggtggatcattcaggtaacaacacagtattaagaatcaaggggatgtaaacttttgaacggggtcatttttataaattcaactgttattttttcttgtgggctatatgtaaacatctttaatatgaaatatctttttcaggtcagtgctaaataaaaaataacatgcattttgtatgatccctcctattctggtcaaataattaacattttccagattctgcaaggtgtatgtaaacagttgaccttaactgtatgtgGTATTTAAATGGATAGTGTTTTACATATTTACTAAATTGATCTTGTTGTTGTGGTTTTAGGAAGGCCACTAAAGAGAGTTTGGTGCAGACGTCCAGTGACATCACAGAGAGTCTGATGAGCATCAGCCGTATGATGGCACAGCAGGTACAGCAGAGCGAGGAGAGCATTGGAACTCTGGGTAAAAAATCCTATGTGCTCATTGGGCCTGATATCATAACCATCATGATATAAGGATG
The genomic region above belongs to Garra rufa chromosome 19, GarRuf1.0, whole genome shotgun sequence and contains:
- the bnip1b gene encoding vesicle transport protein SEC20 — encoded protein: MASSSDVHVRICGQEIIKYDLEIKALIQDIRECCGPQAVLLDLNSTVKEKFNRLRQRIQDMEQMAKEQDRETDKQAILSEMEGHRKQMLSNQVAWRKANLACKQAIDNLEKDELLQGGDSVRQRKATKESLVQTSSDITESLMSISRMMAQQVQQSEESIGTLGKKSYVLIGPDIITIMI